The following are encoded in a window of Manihot esculenta cultivar AM560-2 chromosome 8, M.esculenta_v8, whole genome shotgun sequence genomic DNA:
- the LOC110621251 gene encoding C2 and GRAM domain-containing protein At1g03370 isoform X1 → MRLLIRVMEARNLPATDSNGLSDTYVKVQLGKQKFKTKVVKKNLNPNWGEEFSLRVEDMNEEVLISVLDEDKYFNDDFVGQLKVPVSLIFDADNKSLGTAWYALQPKNKKSKIKDCGEILLGICFSQNNLFVDLNNNGDQASQLMKNADVITGVPSRPCGGLSSSSSSGRFEELAPPKEEKSCSQKKFAVRIVQMFNKNSDTASFASNRGLDNTGLPETAEPEACDDESDDPSSPGDFVEVMREMESKDTGNEIPSNLPGGVLVDQFYIIAPQDLNSLLFSPDSSFPRSLADLQGNTEQEFGPWRFESDGETLKRVVTYIKAATKLIKAVKATEEQTYVKADGKVFAVLLSVSTPDVMYGSTFKTELLYCITPGPEMPLGEQTSHLVISWRMNFLQSTMMKGMIESGARQGLKDSFEQFASTLSQNVKPVDVKDIGSTKEQVLASLEAEPQSDWKLAVQYFANFTVVSTFFIGLYALVHIWRCPLSPIQGLEFVGLDLPDSIGELIVCGVLVLQCERVLQLLSRFMQARVQKGSDHGVKAQGEGWLLTVALLEGSNLAAVSSSGFCDPYVVFTCNGQTRTSSIRFQKSDPLWNEIFEFDAMDEPPSVLDVEVYDFDGPYDDITSLGHTEINFVKSNVSDLSDVWIPLRGKLAQACQSKLHLRIFLNNTRGNNVVQEYLNKMEKEVGKKITLRSPQTNSAFQKLFGLPSEEFLINDFTCQLKRKMLLQGRLFLSARIIGFHANLFRQKTKFFFLWEDIEDIQVYSPTLSSIGSPTIVITLRLGRGMDARHGAKTQDEDGRLKFHFQSFVSFNVAHRTIMALWKARALTPEQTAEIVEEESEAKILQTEESLFGLEDVNLSEVYSSGVSVPTNFLMELFNGGELERKAMEKAGCLNYSYTPWELEKDDVYERQIYYRFDQQISRYRGEATSTQQKYPLSDSKGWLVEEVMTLHGVPLGDNFNQLQLRYQVEDVPSKPRGCHVHVFIGIAWQKRTKHQKRITKNIISNLEDRLKMVFSVVEREFLNR, encoded by the exons ATGAGGCTTCTTATTCGTGTAATGGAGGCAAGAAATTTGCCAGCAACGGATTCAAATGGGTTAAGTGATACGTATGTGAAAGTGCAGCTGGGAAAGCAGAAGTTCAAGACCAAAGTTGTAAAGAAGAACTTGAATCCAAATTGGGGAGAGGAATTCAGTTTACGGGTTGAGGACATGAACGAGGAGGTTCTAATCTCTGTGTTAGATGAGGACAAGTACTTCAATGATGACTTTGTTGGGCAGCTTAAAGTGCCAGTCTCGCTAATTTTTGACGCGGATAATAAGTCTCTTGGTACTGCTTGGTATGCTCTGCaacctaaaaacaaaaaatccaAGATCAAGGACTGTG GTGAGATTCTTTTAGGCATATGTTTTTCTCAAAACAATTTGTTTGTTGATTTGAACAATAATGGTGATCAAGCATCACAATTGATGAAGAATGCAGATGTAATCACAGGAGTTCCATCTAGGCCATGTGGTGGTCTCTCAAGCTCATCCTCTTCAGGGAGATTTGAGGAACTTGCACCCCCTAAAGAGGAGAAGTCCTGTTCACAAAAAAAATTTGCCGTCAGAATTGTTCAAATGTTCAATAAAAATTCAGATACAGCATCATTTGCGAGTAATAGAGGACTTGACAATACGGGTCTACCTGAAACTGCTGAACCTGAAGCTTGTGATGATGAGTCAGATGATCCTTCCTCTCCTGGTGACTTTGTAGAAGTAATGAGAGAAATGGAATCTAAAGATACAGGAAATGAAATTCCAAGCAATCTACCAGGAGGTGTCCTTGTAGACCAATTTTATATAATTGCTCCCCAAGATTTAAATTCTCTGCTTTTTTCACCTGATTCAAGTTTTCCAAGGTCATTAGCAGATCTACAGGGGAATACAGAACAGGAATTTGGTCCATGGAGATTTGAGAGTGATGGTGAGACCTTGAAAAGAGTAGTTACTTATATCAAGGCTGCAACCAAATTAATTAAGGCTGTGAAGGCCACTGAGGAACAGACATATGTGAAAGCTGATGGGAAGGTTTTTGCTGTTTTATTGAGCGTGAGCACTCCAGATGTTATGTATGGAAGCACCTTTAAAACTGAATTGCTTTACTGCATTACTCCGGGCCCTGAGATGCCTTTAGGAGAACAAACTTCACATTTGGTAATATCCTGGAGAATGAATTTTTTGCAGAGTACCATGATGAAAGGAATGATAGAAAGTGGAGCCAGACAAGGCCTAAAAGATAGCTTTGAACAGTTTGCGTCTACATTATCCCAAAATGTTAAGCCAGTTGATGTGAAGGACATAGGATCCACTAAGGAACAGGTTTTGGCTTCATTGGAGGCAGAACCCCAGTCAGACTGGAAACTGGCTGTACAATATTTTGCTAACTTTACTGTAGTTTCCACATTTTTTATTGGATTGTATGCACTTGTCCACATCTGGAGATGCCCCCTCAGCCCAATTCAAGGGCTAGAGTTTGTGGGACTTGACTTACCAGATTCAATTGGTGAACTCATTGTGTGTGGTGTCCTGGTTCTTCAATGCGAAAGAGTGCTACAGTTACTTTCTCGTTTCATGCAGGCCAGAGTACAAAAGG GAAGTGATCATGGAGTCAAAGCACAAGGGGAGGGCTGGCTTCTTACTGTTGCCTTGCTTGAGGGAAGTAATTTGGCAGCTGTTTCTTCAAGTGGCTTCTGTGATCCATATGTGGTATTCACCTGTAATGGACAAACTAGAACAAGCTCAATTAGGTTCCAGAAATCTGATCCTCTGTGGAATG AAATATTTGAATTTGATGCAATGGATGAACCTCCTTCTGTTCTGGACGTGGAAGTTTATGATTTTGATGGGCCTTATGATGACATAACGTCTTTGGGACATACTGAAATTAATTTTGTGAAATCAAATGTATCAGATCTTTCTGATGTGTGGATTCCTCTACGAGGAAAGTTAGCACAAGCATGTCAGTCGAAGCTGCACCTTAGAATTTTCTTGAATAATACAAGAGGCAATAATGTTGTTCAAGAGTACTTGAATAAGATGGAGAAAGAGGTGGGGAAGAAG ATAACCTTGCGCTCTCCACAAACAAATTCAGCCTTTCAAAAGCTTTTTGGACTTCCATCAGAAGAATTTCTCATCAATGATTTTACCTGTCAACTAAAGCGAAAAATGCTCTTGCAG GGTCGTCTATTTCTGTCAGCAAGAATAATTGGGTTCCATGCAAATTTGTTTAGGCAGAAGACTAAATTTTTCTTCCTTTGGGAGGATATAGAAGATATCCAAGTTTATTCTCCTACATTATCATCAATAGGCAGTCCAACTATTGTTATTACTCTTCGGCTAGGCAGAGGTATGGATGCCAGACATGGGGCAAAGACACAAGATGAAGATGGGAGGCTGAAATTCCATTTCCAGTCCTTTGTATCTTTCAACGTAGCACATAG GACAATCATGGCTTTATGGAAGGCTAGAGCATTGACTCCTGAACAAACGGCGGAAATAGTTGAAGAGGAATCAGAAGCTAAAATCCTCCAAACTGAAGAATCCTTATTTGGGCTTGAGGACGTCAACCTATCTGAGGTTTATTCTTCTGGTGTCTCTGTCCCA ACCAATTTCTTAATGGAGCTGTTCAATGGGGGTGAGTTGGAACGAAAAGCAATGGAGAAAGCTGGTTGTCTTAACTATTCTTACACCCCATGGGAATTGGAGAAGGATGATGTGTATGAGAGGCAAATTTATTACAGATTCGATCAGCAAATCTCTCGTTATAGAGGAGAGGCGACAAGTACACAGCAGAAATACCCTCTATCTGATAGTAAAGGCTGGCTTGTGGAAGAGGTTATGACTCTCCATGGAGTTCCACTTGGTGACAATTTTAAT CAGCTGCAGTTGAGATACCAAGTTGAGGATGTGCCCTCCAAACCGAGAGGATGTCATGTACACGTATTCATCGGAATTGCATGGCAGAAGAGGACTAAACATCAGAAAAGGATTACAAAGAACATTATCTCAAATTTGGAAGATCGGCTGAAGATGGTTTTTAGTGTTGTTGAGAGGGAATTTTTGAACAGATAG
- the LOC110621251 gene encoding C2 and GRAM domain-containing protein At1g03370 isoform X3 yields the protein MRLLIRVMEARNLPATDSNGLSDTYVKVQLGKQKFKTKVVKKNLNPNWGEEFSLRVEDMNEEVLISVLDEDKYFNDDFVGQLKVPVSLIFDADNKSLGTAWYALQPKNKKSKIKDCGEILLGICFSQNNLFVDLNNNGDQASQLMKNADVITGVPSRPCGGLSSSSSSGRFEELAPPKEEKSCSQKKFAVRIVQMFNKNSDTASFASNRGLDNTGLPETAEPEACDDESDDPSSPGDFVEVMREMESKDTGNEIPSNLPGGVLVDQFYIIAPQDLNSLLFSPDSSFPRSLADLQGNTEQEFGPWRFESDGETLKRVVTYIKAATKLIKAVKATEEQTYVKADGKVFAVLLSVSTPDVMYGSTFKTELLYCITPGPEMPLGEQTSHLVISWRMNFLQSTMMKGMIESGARQGLKDSFEQFASTLSQNVKPVDVKDIGSTKEQVLASLEAEPQSDWKLAVQYFANFTVVSTFFIGLYALVHIWRCPLSPIQGLEFVGLDLPDSIGELIVCGVLVLQCERVLQLLSRFMQARVQKGSDHGVKAQGEGWLLTVALLEGSNLAAVSSSGFCDPYVVFTCNGQTRTSSIRFQKSDPLWNEIFEFDAMDEPPSVLDVEVYDFDGPYDDITSLGHTEINFVKSNVSDLSDVWIPLRGKLAQACQSKLHLRIFLNNTRGNNVVQEYLNKMEKEVGKKITLRSPQTNSAFQKLFGLPSEEFLINDFTCQLKRKMLLQGRLFLSARIIGFHANLFRQKTKFFFLWEDIEDIQVYSPTLSSIGSPTIVITLRLGRGMDARHGAKTQDEDGRLKFHFQSFVSFNVAHRTIMALWKARALTPEQTAEIVEEESEAKILQTEESLFGLEDVNLSEVYSSGVSVPQLQLRYQVEDVPSKPRGCHVHVFIGIAWQKRTKHQKRITKNIISNLEDRLKMVFSVVEREFLNR from the exons ATGAGGCTTCTTATTCGTGTAATGGAGGCAAGAAATTTGCCAGCAACGGATTCAAATGGGTTAAGTGATACGTATGTGAAAGTGCAGCTGGGAAAGCAGAAGTTCAAGACCAAAGTTGTAAAGAAGAACTTGAATCCAAATTGGGGAGAGGAATTCAGTTTACGGGTTGAGGACATGAACGAGGAGGTTCTAATCTCTGTGTTAGATGAGGACAAGTACTTCAATGATGACTTTGTTGGGCAGCTTAAAGTGCCAGTCTCGCTAATTTTTGACGCGGATAATAAGTCTCTTGGTACTGCTTGGTATGCTCTGCaacctaaaaacaaaaaatccaAGATCAAGGACTGTG GTGAGATTCTTTTAGGCATATGTTTTTCTCAAAACAATTTGTTTGTTGATTTGAACAATAATGGTGATCAAGCATCACAATTGATGAAGAATGCAGATGTAATCACAGGAGTTCCATCTAGGCCATGTGGTGGTCTCTCAAGCTCATCCTCTTCAGGGAGATTTGAGGAACTTGCACCCCCTAAAGAGGAGAAGTCCTGTTCACAAAAAAAATTTGCCGTCAGAATTGTTCAAATGTTCAATAAAAATTCAGATACAGCATCATTTGCGAGTAATAGAGGACTTGACAATACGGGTCTACCTGAAACTGCTGAACCTGAAGCTTGTGATGATGAGTCAGATGATCCTTCCTCTCCTGGTGACTTTGTAGAAGTAATGAGAGAAATGGAATCTAAAGATACAGGAAATGAAATTCCAAGCAATCTACCAGGAGGTGTCCTTGTAGACCAATTTTATATAATTGCTCCCCAAGATTTAAATTCTCTGCTTTTTTCACCTGATTCAAGTTTTCCAAGGTCATTAGCAGATCTACAGGGGAATACAGAACAGGAATTTGGTCCATGGAGATTTGAGAGTGATGGTGAGACCTTGAAAAGAGTAGTTACTTATATCAAGGCTGCAACCAAATTAATTAAGGCTGTGAAGGCCACTGAGGAACAGACATATGTGAAAGCTGATGGGAAGGTTTTTGCTGTTTTATTGAGCGTGAGCACTCCAGATGTTATGTATGGAAGCACCTTTAAAACTGAATTGCTTTACTGCATTACTCCGGGCCCTGAGATGCCTTTAGGAGAACAAACTTCACATTTGGTAATATCCTGGAGAATGAATTTTTTGCAGAGTACCATGATGAAAGGAATGATAGAAAGTGGAGCCAGACAAGGCCTAAAAGATAGCTTTGAACAGTTTGCGTCTACATTATCCCAAAATGTTAAGCCAGTTGATGTGAAGGACATAGGATCCACTAAGGAACAGGTTTTGGCTTCATTGGAGGCAGAACCCCAGTCAGACTGGAAACTGGCTGTACAATATTTTGCTAACTTTACTGTAGTTTCCACATTTTTTATTGGATTGTATGCACTTGTCCACATCTGGAGATGCCCCCTCAGCCCAATTCAAGGGCTAGAGTTTGTGGGACTTGACTTACCAGATTCAATTGGTGAACTCATTGTGTGTGGTGTCCTGGTTCTTCAATGCGAAAGAGTGCTACAGTTACTTTCTCGTTTCATGCAGGCCAGAGTACAAAAGG GAAGTGATCATGGAGTCAAAGCACAAGGGGAGGGCTGGCTTCTTACTGTTGCCTTGCTTGAGGGAAGTAATTTGGCAGCTGTTTCTTCAAGTGGCTTCTGTGATCCATATGTGGTATTCACCTGTAATGGACAAACTAGAACAAGCTCAATTAGGTTCCAGAAATCTGATCCTCTGTGGAATG AAATATTTGAATTTGATGCAATGGATGAACCTCCTTCTGTTCTGGACGTGGAAGTTTATGATTTTGATGGGCCTTATGATGACATAACGTCTTTGGGACATACTGAAATTAATTTTGTGAAATCAAATGTATCAGATCTTTCTGATGTGTGGATTCCTCTACGAGGAAAGTTAGCACAAGCATGTCAGTCGAAGCTGCACCTTAGAATTTTCTTGAATAATACAAGAGGCAATAATGTTGTTCAAGAGTACTTGAATAAGATGGAGAAAGAGGTGGGGAAGAAG ATAACCTTGCGCTCTCCACAAACAAATTCAGCCTTTCAAAAGCTTTTTGGACTTCCATCAGAAGAATTTCTCATCAATGATTTTACCTGTCAACTAAAGCGAAAAATGCTCTTGCAG GGTCGTCTATTTCTGTCAGCAAGAATAATTGGGTTCCATGCAAATTTGTTTAGGCAGAAGACTAAATTTTTCTTCCTTTGGGAGGATATAGAAGATATCCAAGTTTATTCTCCTACATTATCATCAATAGGCAGTCCAACTATTGTTATTACTCTTCGGCTAGGCAGAGGTATGGATGCCAGACATGGGGCAAAGACACAAGATGAAGATGGGAGGCTGAAATTCCATTTCCAGTCCTTTGTATCTTTCAACGTAGCACATAG GACAATCATGGCTTTATGGAAGGCTAGAGCATTGACTCCTGAACAAACGGCGGAAATAGTTGAAGAGGAATCAGAAGCTAAAATCCTCCAAACTGAAGAATCCTTATTTGGGCTTGAGGACGTCAACCTATCTGAGGTTTATTCTTCTGGTGTCTCTGTCCCA CAGCTGCAGTTGAGATACCAAGTTGAGGATGTGCCCTCCAAACCGAGAGGATGTCATGTACACGTATTCATCGGAATTGCATGGCAGAAGAGGACTAAACATCAGAAAAGGATTACAAAGAACATTATCTCAAATTTGGAAGATCGGCTGAAGATGGTTTTTAGTGTTGTTGAGAGGGAATTTTTGAACAGATAG
- the LOC110621251 gene encoding C2 and GRAM domain-containing protein At1g03370 isoform X2, with the protein MRLLIRVMEARNLPATDSNGLSDTYVKVQLGKQKFKTKVVKKNLNPNWGEEFSLRVEDMNEEVLISVLDEDKYFNDDFVGQLKVPVSLIFDADNKSLGTAWYALQPKNKKSKIKDCGEILLGICFSQNNLFVDLNNNGDQASQLMKNADVITGVPSRPCGGLSSSSSSGRFEELAPPKEEKSCSQKKFAVRIVQMFNKNSDTASFASNRGLDNTGLPETAEPEACDDESDDPSSPGDFVEVMREMESKDTGNEIPSNLPGGVLVDQFYIIAPQDLNSLLFSPDSSFPRSLADLQGNTEQEFGPWRFESDGETLKRVVTYIKAATKLIKAVKATEEQTYVKADGKVFAVLLSVSTPDVMYGSTFKTELLYCITPGPEMPLGEQTSHLVISWRMNFLQSTMMKGMIESGARQGLKDSFEQFASTLSQNVKPVDVKDIGSTKEQVLASLEAEPQSDWKLAVQYFANFTVVSTFFIGLYALVHIWRCPLSPIQGLEFVGLDLPDSIGELIVCGVLVLQCERVLQLLSRFMQARVQKGSDHGVKAQGEGWLLTVALLEGSNLAAVSSSGFCDPYVVFTCNGQTRTSSIRFQKSDPLWNEIFEFDAMDEPPSVLDVEVYDFDGPYDDITSLGHTEINFVKSNVSDLSDVWIPLRGKLAQACQSKLHLRIFLNNTRGNNVVQEYLNKMEKEVGKKITLRSPQTNSAFQKLFGLPSEEFLINDFTCQLKRKMLLQGRLFLSARIIGFHANLFRQKTKFFFLWEDIEDIQVYSPTLSSIGSPTIVITLRLGRGMDARHGAKTQDEDGRLKFHFQSFVSFNVAHRTIMALWKARALTPEQTAEIVEEESEAKILQTEESLFGLEDVNLSEVYSSGVSVPTNFLMELFNGGELERKAMEKAGCLNYSYTPWELEKDDVYERQIYYRFDQQISRYRGEATSTQQKYPLSDSKGWLVEEVMTLHGVPLGDNFNLQLRYQVEDVPSKPRGCHVHVFIGIAWQKRTKHQKRITKNIISNLEDRLKMVFSVVEREFLNR; encoded by the exons ATGAGGCTTCTTATTCGTGTAATGGAGGCAAGAAATTTGCCAGCAACGGATTCAAATGGGTTAAGTGATACGTATGTGAAAGTGCAGCTGGGAAAGCAGAAGTTCAAGACCAAAGTTGTAAAGAAGAACTTGAATCCAAATTGGGGAGAGGAATTCAGTTTACGGGTTGAGGACATGAACGAGGAGGTTCTAATCTCTGTGTTAGATGAGGACAAGTACTTCAATGATGACTTTGTTGGGCAGCTTAAAGTGCCAGTCTCGCTAATTTTTGACGCGGATAATAAGTCTCTTGGTACTGCTTGGTATGCTCTGCaacctaaaaacaaaaaatccaAGATCAAGGACTGTG GTGAGATTCTTTTAGGCATATGTTTTTCTCAAAACAATTTGTTTGTTGATTTGAACAATAATGGTGATCAAGCATCACAATTGATGAAGAATGCAGATGTAATCACAGGAGTTCCATCTAGGCCATGTGGTGGTCTCTCAAGCTCATCCTCTTCAGGGAGATTTGAGGAACTTGCACCCCCTAAAGAGGAGAAGTCCTGTTCACAAAAAAAATTTGCCGTCAGAATTGTTCAAATGTTCAATAAAAATTCAGATACAGCATCATTTGCGAGTAATAGAGGACTTGACAATACGGGTCTACCTGAAACTGCTGAACCTGAAGCTTGTGATGATGAGTCAGATGATCCTTCCTCTCCTGGTGACTTTGTAGAAGTAATGAGAGAAATGGAATCTAAAGATACAGGAAATGAAATTCCAAGCAATCTACCAGGAGGTGTCCTTGTAGACCAATTTTATATAATTGCTCCCCAAGATTTAAATTCTCTGCTTTTTTCACCTGATTCAAGTTTTCCAAGGTCATTAGCAGATCTACAGGGGAATACAGAACAGGAATTTGGTCCATGGAGATTTGAGAGTGATGGTGAGACCTTGAAAAGAGTAGTTACTTATATCAAGGCTGCAACCAAATTAATTAAGGCTGTGAAGGCCACTGAGGAACAGACATATGTGAAAGCTGATGGGAAGGTTTTTGCTGTTTTATTGAGCGTGAGCACTCCAGATGTTATGTATGGAAGCACCTTTAAAACTGAATTGCTTTACTGCATTACTCCGGGCCCTGAGATGCCTTTAGGAGAACAAACTTCACATTTGGTAATATCCTGGAGAATGAATTTTTTGCAGAGTACCATGATGAAAGGAATGATAGAAAGTGGAGCCAGACAAGGCCTAAAAGATAGCTTTGAACAGTTTGCGTCTACATTATCCCAAAATGTTAAGCCAGTTGATGTGAAGGACATAGGATCCACTAAGGAACAGGTTTTGGCTTCATTGGAGGCAGAACCCCAGTCAGACTGGAAACTGGCTGTACAATATTTTGCTAACTTTACTGTAGTTTCCACATTTTTTATTGGATTGTATGCACTTGTCCACATCTGGAGATGCCCCCTCAGCCCAATTCAAGGGCTAGAGTTTGTGGGACTTGACTTACCAGATTCAATTGGTGAACTCATTGTGTGTGGTGTCCTGGTTCTTCAATGCGAAAGAGTGCTACAGTTACTTTCTCGTTTCATGCAGGCCAGAGTACAAAAGG GAAGTGATCATGGAGTCAAAGCACAAGGGGAGGGCTGGCTTCTTACTGTTGCCTTGCTTGAGGGAAGTAATTTGGCAGCTGTTTCTTCAAGTGGCTTCTGTGATCCATATGTGGTATTCACCTGTAATGGACAAACTAGAACAAGCTCAATTAGGTTCCAGAAATCTGATCCTCTGTGGAATG AAATATTTGAATTTGATGCAATGGATGAACCTCCTTCTGTTCTGGACGTGGAAGTTTATGATTTTGATGGGCCTTATGATGACATAACGTCTTTGGGACATACTGAAATTAATTTTGTGAAATCAAATGTATCAGATCTTTCTGATGTGTGGATTCCTCTACGAGGAAAGTTAGCACAAGCATGTCAGTCGAAGCTGCACCTTAGAATTTTCTTGAATAATACAAGAGGCAATAATGTTGTTCAAGAGTACTTGAATAAGATGGAGAAAGAGGTGGGGAAGAAG ATAACCTTGCGCTCTCCACAAACAAATTCAGCCTTTCAAAAGCTTTTTGGACTTCCATCAGAAGAATTTCTCATCAATGATTTTACCTGTCAACTAAAGCGAAAAATGCTCTTGCAG GGTCGTCTATTTCTGTCAGCAAGAATAATTGGGTTCCATGCAAATTTGTTTAGGCAGAAGACTAAATTTTTCTTCCTTTGGGAGGATATAGAAGATATCCAAGTTTATTCTCCTACATTATCATCAATAGGCAGTCCAACTATTGTTATTACTCTTCGGCTAGGCAGAGGTATGGATGCCAGACATGGGGCAAAGACACAAGATGAAGATGGGAGGCTGAAATTCCATTTCCAGTCCTTTGTATCTTTCAACGTAGCACATAG GACAATCATGGCTTTATGGAAGGCTAGAGCATTGACTCCTGAACAAACGGCGGAAATAGTTGAAGAGGAATCAGAAGCTAAAATCCTCCAAACTGAAGAATCCTTATTTGGGCTTGAGGACGTCAACCTATCTGAGGTTTATTCTTCTGGTGTCTCTGTCCCA ACCAATTTCTTAATGGAGCTGTTCAATGGGGGTGAGTTGGAACGAAAAGCAATGGAGAAAGCTGGTTGTCTTAACTATTCTTACACCCCATGGGAATTGGAGAAGGATGATGTGTATGAGAGGCAAATTTATTACAGATTCGATCAGCAAATCTCTCGTTATAGAGGAGAGGCGACAAGTACACAGCAGAAATACCCTCTATCTGATAGTAAAGGCTGGCTTGTGGAAGAGGTTATGACTCTCCATGGAGTTCCACTTGGTGACAATTTTAAT CTGCAGTTGAGATACCAAGTTGAGGATGTGCCCTCCAAACCGAGAGGATGTCATGTACACGTATTCATCGGAATTGCATGGCAGAAGAGGACTAAACATCAGAAAAGGATTACAAAGAACATTATCTCAAATTTGGAAGATCGGCTGAAGATGGTTTTTAGTGTTGTTGAGAGGGAATTTTTGAACAGATAG